A region of the Campylobacter cuniculorum DSM 23162 = LMG 24588 genome:
ATAAAACTGCACACCGACTAAGGCAAGAAGAGCGATATTGGTGATATTATTTGAAATATTATTTAAGACATTACCTTTTATGTTATGAATTCTTTTTTCTTCTGCTTTTTTTTCAAATTCTTCTTCATAATAGTACTTAGCCCTAAAAGCATTGATAATGAGTTCTTTATGCCCTTCAAGTATATTTTGATAATTCAAATTCAAAGCATCATCGCTTTCTCTAGCCTTTCTAAAACATTTATAGACCTTTAACATCAAAAAATGATTATTAACAAAAATCAACAATATCCACACAAAACAAAGCAAGAAAAGTTGCGGAGAGAGATACAAAAGATAAAAGCAGGTGCAAAGGATTAAAATCGAAGCTTGTAAAAATTCAGGCAAACGCAAAAGTCCAAATGAAACACTCCTTACATCAGAGTTTAAAGAGGCTAAAAGTCTTGCTTTGCCGATTTGTTCTATTTTGAGTAAGGGTGTATCTAAGATTTGTTTTACAACCCGTCTTTGCATTTTAAAGATAAAATTTTGTCCAAAAACACTAAGACTAATTTCCACAAAAGAAGTGCTTATAAAAAAGATGATTAAAAGAAAAATAAAATTAAAAATAGGAATATGTTCAGTGTTTTTAAGTAAAACTTCATTAATAAAAACTAAGGTCAAAACTCCCATAATACTTGCAAAAAAACTAAAAAATAAAAAAAATGCAATTCTTAGTTTATTTTGTCTTAAAAGCTCTAAAATAAAAGGCATATTTTCTCCATAAAAATCAATTGAAGTTATATTTACAAATCATTTTTGTTTATTATAATTGTATTTTAATTAAAATTTCATCAAAATTTAAGCAAATTTTTTGAATATTAATTTATTTACATTATAATCTTTAGCTTAAATAAAAAATAAAAGGAAATTGATATGTTGAAATGGTTTTTATCGTTTTGTTTATTAACTTTAGGTCTTTTTGCACAAGATACTTTTACAACTAAGGTTGGAGAAAATCAAATTTTTATCACTTCTCTTAAAGATAATGTTGTTGATAAAAATATATTAATCCCTAAAAATGAAGAGGATAAAAAACTCATTGCTGAAGTTTATAAGGATAAAAAAATCAACAAACACAATGTGATTTTAATCAAAAATCCAAATTTCACAGCCTTAATCGACACAGGTTATTTGGATACTTTGGATAAACTTCAAGCTTTTTTGCAAGACAATAAAGTCAAAAGCGAGGAACTTGATTATATCATCTTAACACATGCACATCCTGATCATATCGGTGCTTTAATGGGCGAGGAAAATCCTTTCACTAAGGCTAAAATTCTAATGGATAGAAAAGAACATGATTATTGGATTGATGGTCAAAACGAAGCCATCAAAAATGCCTTAGAAAGGCTAGAAAATATAGAGTTTTTTACTCATGATAAGGATTTAATCATCGAGGGTTCAGGACTTAAAGCCATAGCTGCTTATGGACACACTCCGGGGCATAATATCATTATGATAGGCAATCATCTCGCTTTTTGGGCGGATTTAGTCTATGCTTTTGATGTGCAAATTAAACATCCCCAAATTGCTGTCAGTTTTGATGTGGATGCAGAAGAAGCCATTAAAACAAGGGAGAAATTTTTTAAAGAATTTAAAGATAAAAACATCCAAATTTTAGGGGCTCATATGCCTTTTACAGAGCCTATAATTTTAACAAATTTTTAAATAAAGGAGGGAATTTTGGCAAAAGATGATGTGATTGAGATTGATGGCAATGTGATTGAAGCCTTGCCTAATGCAAATTTTAAAGTGGAATTAGACAATAAGCATGTGATTCTTTGTCATATTGCAGGAAAGATGCGTATGCATTATATAAGAATAATGCCCGGAGATAGGGTTAAAGTTGAATTAACGCCTTATAGTCTTGATAAAGGTCGCATCACTTTTAGATATAAATAAAAAACTCTAAGTTATTTAAAAGCTATTTTAGATATAATTAGAATTTTTTGTGATATATGCATCAAACTACAAAGAAGTGTTTTCAAAATTCACCACTTATTTTGAAAATAGTTGGTTCATTAACCTGATGCATTCACAATCAAGAAGTGGAATTTATATATTTGAGGAGAAACTTATGAAAGTTAGGGCATCGGTTAAGAAGATGTGCGACAAATGTAAAGTGATTCGTCGCAAAGGTATCGTTCGCATTATTTGCGAAAATCCAAAACACAAACAAAGACAAGGATAGATATGGCTCGTATTGCAGGTGTGGATTTACCAAAGAAAAAAAGAATTGAATATGGGCTAACCTATATCTATGGTATAGGTCTTTTTACTTCAAGAAAAATTCTTGATAAAACAGGAATTTCTTACGATAAAAGGGTTTATGAGTTGAGCGAAGATGAAGCTGCGGCGATTCGTAAAGAGATTCAAGAAAATTATAGGGTTGAGGGCGATCTTAGAAAGCAAGTGGCTATGGATATAAAAGCCCTTATGGACTTAGGGAATTATAGAGGATTAAGACACAGAAAAGGTTTGCCTGTACGCGGTCAAAAAACAAAAACTAATGCGAGGACTCGTAAAGGCAAAAGAAAAACAGTTGGTGCAAAATCATAAGAAGTGTTAAAGGATTAAAATATGGCAAAAAGAAAGATTGTTAAGAAAAAAATTGCTAAAAAAAATATAGCAAAAGGTATTGTTTATATCAGTGCAACCTTTAACAATACTATGGTTACAATTACTGATGAAATGGGAAATGCTATTGCTTGGAGCAGTGCAGGGGGACTTGGTTTTAAAGGTTCTAAAAAATCAACGCCTTATGCAGCACAACAAGCGGTAGAAGATGCATTAAACAAAGCAAAAGAACACGGCATAAAAGAAGTAGGCATTAAAGTGCAAGGACCTGGAAGCGGTAGAGAAACTGCTGTTAAAAGTGTTGGGGCTGTTGAAGGGATTAAGGTAACTTTCTTAAAAGATATCACGCCTTTACCTCATAATGGTTGCAGACCACCTAAACGTCGTCGTGTTTGATATAAGGAGAAAATTATGGCAAGATATAGAGGACCCGTAGAAAAACTAGAAAGACGCTTTGGTGTTAGTTTAGCTTTGAAAGGTGAAAGAAGACTTTCAGGTAAAAGTGCTTTAGATAAACGTCCCTATGCACCCGGACAACACGGAGCGAGAAAAGGTAAAATCAGCGAATATGGACTTCAGCTTAGAGAAAAACAAAAAGCTAAATTTATGTATGGAGTGAGTGAAAAGCAGTTTAGAAGACTTTTCAGTGAAGCCGCAAGAAAAGAAGGCAATACAGGGGTTTTACTGATACAGCTTTTAGAGCAAAGACTTGATAATGTGGTTTATAGAATGGGTTTTGCGACAACAAGAAGATTTGCAAGACAGCTTGTCACTCACGGACATATTTTGGTCAATGGAAAAAGAGTGGATATACCGAGTTATCGGGTTGAAGCTGGGGCTAAAATTGAGGTGATTGAAAAAAGCAAAAATAATCCTCAAATCACAAGAGCAATCGAACTTACAGCACAAACAGGCATTGTTGCGTGGGTTGATGTTGAAAAGGACAAGAGATTTGGAATTTTCACACGTAATCCAGAAAGAGAAGAAGTTGTCATTCCAGTAGAGGAAAGATATATCGTCGAGCTTTATTCAAAATAATAAGGGCTAAATTATGAAGAATATTAAAACATCTGCTTATACGCCAACAGAATTTACCATAGAAAATATCAGTGATACTGTGGCTAAAATCAGTGCTTGGCCTTTTGAGATAGGTTATGGAATCACTTTGGCTCATCCTCTGCGTCGTTTGCTTTATACCAGCACTATAGGTTATGCTCCAACAGCTATTCACATTGAGGGTGTGACTCATGAATTTGATAGTATGCATGGTATGCTTGAAGATGTCGCCTTTTTTATTATCAATCTTAAAAAATTGCGTTTTAAACTCAAAAGTAATTCAGATAAAGAGAGCGTAGAATTTAGCTTTAAAGGACCTAAGGAAATTCACGGAAAGGATTTAAGCAATAGTCAAGTTGAAGTTGTAAATGCCGATGCGTATCTGGCGACTATCAATGAGGATGCAGAGCTTAAATTCACTCTTGTGATAGAAAAAGGTATAGGTTATGTGCCAAGCGAAGAAACCAAAGAACTTTTAAACGATTCTAAATTTATTGCTTTGGATGCTTTTTTTACTCCTGTACGTGAAGCGACTTACGATATAGAAAAGGTTTTATTTGAAGATAATCCAGACTATGAAAAGGTCATTTTAACCATTACAACGGATGGACAAATCAGTCCAAACGAGGCTTTTCAAAATGCTTTAGAAGCAATGTATAAACAATTATCCGTCTTTGATAAAATTACTAATGTGAGAAATATCATCAAAACTCAAGCCTCAAACAATGAATTAGAAAGCACTAAATTACTTCAAAATATTGCTGATTTAAATTTAAGTGCGAGAAGTTTTAATTGTCTTGAAAAGGTTGGAGTGGTCTATATAGGAGAACTTGCCCTAATGAGTGTCAATGAATTGGCTGGTCTTAAGAATTTGGGTAAAAAATCCTTAGATGAGATTAAAAACATTATGGAAAGCATAGGTTTTCCTATAGGAAGTTCTAAATTAGGGGACAATAGAGAACTTCTTGAAAAGAAAATTGCTGAACTTAAAGCACAACATGAAGGATAAATAATGAGACATAAACATGGATACAGAAAACTTGGTAGAACTTCTTCACATCGCAAGGCTTTGCTTAAGAATTTAGCTATAGCCCTTATAAAAAGCGGTAAAATAGAAACAACACTGCCAAAGGCTAAAGAATTAAGAATTTATGTAGAAAAACTCATCACTCGTGCCAGATTGGGAGATTTAAATGCTCATAGAGTGGTTTTTGCAAATTTACAGGACAAAACAAGTACTCATAAACTTGTTAATGACATCGCACCTAATTTTAAAACAAGAAATGGAGGCTATACAAGAATCATTAAGACAAGAATGCGTCGCGGTGATGCTGCGGAAATGGCTTTCATTGAATTTGTAGCCTAAATCTTCAAAATGAAGATTTAGGTGCTAATTTTTTAAGCTCGTTTAATCAGTTTAGAAATTTAGCATTTAAAAAACCAAAAGATTTTTAATGCTCTATACAAAACATAATAAGAAACCTCAATGTTGCCATCAATATAAGAAACATTGATGATAGATATAAAATCAAATTAGATAAATCTAGGATAGGGATTATCTGAAGTTACGCAGATTAGTGGGGTATCAAAGTATGGTAAGATATTAACTATCTATCGTAGAAACAAGAAGCCCAAATGTCTTTAGCACTCGGGCGATTCACTCGTTTGATTTATTGCTCGATATTAAAATTTTATTTGTTTTTATTGAGTTTTTTATATTGATTTTTGAGTTTAGGCAGCTCTTTGAGAAAAAAGTTCAAATACCCCCCCCCTGTGCCAATTTTTATGAGCTTTTATTAAGGCAAGACCGAGTTTATAGGTAAAGCATTCTTTTTCTTTTAAAGCTTCTTTATAATCACTGCATTGCTCTAATTTAGGTAAAGCAAGAGATGGATTAAATTGAGTCATTATTCTAAAAATTTCTTGTTCTTTTTTATGTTTTTTATTGATATTTAAAAGAGTCAAAGGCAATTTTATATAATCTTTGAAATGTTTAGAATTTTTAATCATAGCATTTCCAAGTTTATAAGAAAGATGATTATGAATTTGAGCTTTTGCACTTAAAATTTTAGATTTTTCTATAGCCTTGCTAATAGAAATTTGAGTTTTATGTTTGCTTATTTCAATGATTTCTTGAAAATCAAATTTTTTAGGCTTAAAAGGATAAATTTCTTTGTTTTCTATACGAGCTTCAAGTTTATCAAGATAGTGATTGATATCAAGTTTTAAGTCAATTTTGTCAAAATCACAAAAATTGTATTCCCACCATTTTAATTTTAAAAGTCTTTCTATAGTTTTTTCATCAAAACGATACTTTACAATCCTACCCGGATTCCCAGCTACGACAGCATAGGGAGGCACATCTTTTGTAACCATAGCGTTTTGTCCTACAACGCAGCCCGTATGAAGAGTGATTCCGGGTTTTAAACAAGCATTAGTGCAAACATAGACATCATCCATAAAAATCGTAGGTTTATCCGCAACAACAAAATCTCTATAAGTTTGAGTTTGAAAATTTGATTGAAAGACTTCTTTAGCCTTTCTAAAAATTATAAAATATCCATCATAAGTAAATGATGAAGTTGAAAGGATATTAAGCGGATGATGAGTTTTTCTAAAATTAAGATGAGCAGCAATAGAACAATATCTGCCAATCTTTAAATCTGTTCTAGCAATGGCTGCATTACTATAAGAAAAAGCACCCATTTGACATAAAACATTGCCTTGATTAAAAGAGCTATACTCCTCTAAATACCCTTCATTTGGGACAATGATTTTATCATTTTCTTTAAATCTTACCCCATTTATACCACTATAAAGCTTGTTTTTATTGAAAAAATCCACCAAATGCTTATTAACGATAATCTCCATAAATTAACTCCTAATAAAAAATATATTTTTGTTAAGGTTTTTATTATATCAAAAAAAAAAAAAACAAATTATGAGCTTAAATTTTTAATTCTAAAGACCAAAATACACTTTGAAAAGTTGAATTTTTAGGTATTTTATTGAAAAATCAAAATTTTATATCCCCATAGAGGGCTTACATTAATTTTGATTTTATTCTATAATATTAAATTTATAGGAGAAATTATGCTAAAGATATTGATTTTATTATGCTTAAGCTTTGCAAGTCTTTTAGCTCAAAAGGACACGCTCATTCTTGCAGTAGAAAATGAAATTTCTCGTATCAATCCTGCTTTTAGCGAGGATCATGACGTAGCCATTGCACTTGTATTTTCGGGACTGACGCGTTTTGATGAAAATTTAAATTTAAGAGGAGATTTAGCAAAATCTTGGAAAATCAGTCAAAACGGGCTTGTTTATGAGTTTGATTTAAGAGACGATGTTTTTTGGCACGATGGAGTTAAATTTGATGCAAGAGATGTTAAATTCAGTCTTGAAGCCTTTAAAAATCCTAAAAATAACTCGAATTTAAGAATAAGATTTGAAGAACTTGAAAAGATAGAAATTTTAAATCCTTATAAGATTAAAATCACACTCAAAAATCCTTATCCTGCCTTTTTAGATGCTTTGAGTATAGGCATAATCCCTGCACATTTGCTTGAAAACAAAGATTTAAATACAGAACAATTCAACCAAAATCCCATAGGAACAGGTCCATTTAAATTTGTGAAGTGGAAAAAGGGTGAATATATGGAATTTAGGGCAAATGAAAATTATCATTTAGCTCGGGTGCAAACTCAAAATTTGATTTTAAAACATATTGCAGATCCTAGTGTTGCAGCTTTAGCCCTTAAGAATTCTCAAATTGATGCCGCTTTGATTGAAAGCTCTTTGCTTAAAGTTTTTAATGAAGATTCTCGCTTTGAAATTCTAAGGGAAAAATCCGCAGATTATAGGGCTTTGATGTTTAATCTTGAAAATGAATTTTTCAAGGATAAAAGAGTGCGTTTGGCTTTGAATTATGCGGTAGATAGGGAAATGATTGTAAAAAATGTTTTATATGGCTATGGTTTTATAGCAACGCATCCTTTGGAGCTTTCTTGGGCTAATCCTAAAGATTTTAAGCATTTTGAATATGATTTAAAAAAGGCTGAAAATTTGCTTGAAGAAGCGGGATTTAGCAAAAATAAACAGGGATTGTATGAAAAAGATTCTAAAATTTTAAAATTTGATATTTATACGATGAGTAATGACCCTTTGCGTGTGATTTTGGCTGGAATTTTACAGAGTGAGTTTAAAAAACTTGGGGTGAAGACTCGTGTTATTACCAAACTTGCAGGAAGTTTTGATTATTCTAAGGTGGATAGTTTTTTAATCGGTTGGGGCAGTCCGTATGACCCTGATTTTCATACTTTTAATGTTTTTACAAGCTCTAGTGATACTCATTTAAATTCTAAAGGCTGGAATTTTGGACACTATCACAATGCTAAAGTTGATGAGAGTCTTTTTAAAGCCCGAATTTCTTTTAATCAAGAAGAGCGTAAAAGGTATTATAAAGAATTTATCGATGCTTTAAGTGAAGATCCTCCTTTTATCTTTCTTGTGTATTTAGATTTTGCTTTTGTGTATAATAAAGATATTAAAGGAATTAAACCTAGAATTTTAGGGCATCATGGCGTAGGTTTTTCATGGAATATTTATGAATGGAGCAAACATTAGTGTTAAAAAGATTTTTATGGAGTATTTTGATTGCTTGTTTGAGTACTTTTTTGTGTTTTGTCCTATTGCATTATAGCAAGGGTAATGCAGCTTTAGAGGGGCTTAATACCATAAGTGCAGAAGTAAGAGAGCAAATTGAAAAGAATTTAAATCTTGACAAACCCTTATTCACTCAATATAAAATTTGGTTTTTAAAGGTTTTCAAAGGAGATTTTGGGGTGTCTATGGTGAGCGGAGAAAAGGTTATAGACTTGCTTAAAACTCGTTTGCCAAATACTTTATTTCTCACTCTAAGTGCTTTGGTGTTTTTGTTTGTTTTTTCTATTATTTTATCTCTGCTTTCTTTAATCTATAAAGAGAGATTTATAGACAAGATGATTAATTTATTATGTATAAGTTTTTTTGCCTTGCCTTCTTTTGCTCTTTGTATTATTTTTATATTGATTTTTGGAGTTTTTTTACAAATTTTACCAATTTCTGGCACAAGTGATTTGGGTTTTGAAGAGGATTTTTTCAATAAAATTGAACATTTAATTTTACCCGTTAGTGTGCTTGTTTTATCGCATTTGGCAATTTTTGTGCGTATAGGACGCAATGCTTTGATTGAAAGTTTTGGACAAAATTTTGTTTTAAATGCTTTTGCGAGAGGATTGAGTAAAAAAAGAATTTATTTTCATTTTGTGCTTAAATATGCTTTAAATCCTATGATTGCTTATTTTGGAGCGAGTGCTTTGAGTTTCATTATGGGAGCTTATGTCGTAGAAAGCGTATTTTCATATACAGGAGTGGGAGAACTTTTGATAAAAAGCATTATTCTTAAGGATTATCCAGTGGTTTTAGCCTTAGTTTTTATCAGTGTGTTGCTTGTAAGTTTTTTTACTTTTTTAGCAGATTTTCTTTGCGGACTTATTAATCCAAGATTAGATAGGGTAGTTAATGTTTAGGATTTATCTTTGTTTTGCATTGATGATTTTTTTGGTTTTTGCACCAAAATTCAGTTCTTATAATCCAAGCATGAGTGATTTTTTAAGTTTTTATCTCGCTCCAAATTCAAATCATTTTTTTGGAACCGATATGTTAGGACGCGATCTTTTTTCAAGAGTACTTTATGCCCTTAGAAATTCTATTTTTATAGGGGTTTGTGCTTCATCACTCGCCTTAGTTTTCGCTCTTTTTTATCTCTTGCTCGCAAGAATGTTTTTTTATAATTTTTTTATGAGAATTTTAGATTTGTTTTTGGCTTTGCCGTCTTTACTCTTAATGATGTTTTTTCAAAGTTTTATAGAAGGAAGTTTTATCAGTATGATTTTTATTATAGCACTTTCGCATTATGCTTTCATTGCTAAGCTTTTTGAAAGTGAGTTAAGAGCCTTAGAAAAACTTGAGTTCTATGAAGCTGCTCTTGTGCTTGGAAGCTCTAAAATAAGGGCTTTTTTTAAAGAACTTCTTCCCCCTTGTTTCTCCTTGCTTTTTTTGCTTTTTGTTTTAAATATCATTCATGCCATAAGCACAGAAGCCACTCTTAGCTTTTTTGGTTTGGGACTGCCTTTTGACATTCCAAGTTTGGGTAATATCCTAAACGATGCAAGCAAAGCGATTTTTATGGGGGCGTGGTGGGTTATAGTTTTTCCGCTTTTAGCACTTCTTATGCTCATTTTACCTTTGCTTTGGCTTAGCAATTTTTTACAAAAATATTGGGGAATTCATTTATGATTATTATTGAAAATTTAAATTTAAGTTTTAAAAATAAAAAGCTTTTAGATAATATAAGCTTTAGTTTAGAAGATAAAAAAACCTTAGCGATTATAGGAGAAAGTGGATCGGGAAAGAGTTTGTTGAGTCGTGCTTTAATACGACTTTTTGATGAAAATTATAAATTAAGTGCAAAAAGATTTTTAATAGCAGATGAAGAGCTTTTAAAACTTAAAGAGAAAGATTTAGGAAAATTTAGGAGTAAGGTTGCGTTGATTTTACAAGATGCACATTCAAGTTTTTATCCTTTTTTAGATGTAGGAAATATGTTTCACATCGTTTTGAAAACTCATACAAATTTGGATAAAAAACAAAGAAAACAAAAAACTTTTGAATGTTTTGAAAGCTTAGGTTTTAAAGATTTAGATCTTTTATGGCATTCTTATGCCCATCAATTAAGTGTTGGAATGATAAGACGCGTTCATTTGGCTCTTGCCTTAGTTTGTGAGCCTGAATATCTCATTTGTGATGAAATTACTTCTTCTTTGGATAAGGAAAATGAGCTTAGAATTTTCAAACTCTTAGAACAATTTAAAAAACAAACAAATTTAATTCTTATCACCCATGATTTAAATTTAGCTAAAAATTTAAGCGATGAAATTTTGCTCTTAGGCAAGGGTAAGGTTTTGCAGAATTTTTCTACAGAATTATTCTTCCAAATTTCTAGTGATTGGGTTAAAGCTTATAAGGAATTTTATGCTTGAAGTCAAAAATTTAAGCAAGAGTTACGAATTTAAAAAACATTGGTATTTGAAAAAGCAAAGCATTTCGGTGTTTAAAAATCTTAATTTTTCTTTAAAAATAGGGCAAAATTTAGCAATTTTTGGAGAAAGTGGAAGCGGTAAAAGCACTTTGGCTCGAATTTTATGTTTGCTTGAAATTCCAAGTGCTGGAGAGGTTTTATATGAGGGTAAAAATTTGCACACTCAAAAGTGGAATAAAAATTTAAGAAAAGAAATTCAATACCTCTTCCAAGAACAAAAACTTGCTTTAAATCCTTATAAATACATTAAAACTTCTCTTTTTGATGTGTATGATAATTTTAATTTGAAAAGAAATGAGGAAGAAATTTTTGAATTTTTTTCTGCTTTTAGGCTCAATAGAGATTTATTAAGACTCAAACCTTTGCAACTAAGTGGCGGAGAAGCTGCTAGAATAGGTCTTATAAGAGCTTTAATTTTAAAACCTAAAATTTTAATTTTAGATGAACTTACAAGTTCTCTTGATTTAATCCACATAGAAAAAATTTTGCATTTTTTAAAAAAATATCAAGAAAAACATCTCATTTCTTACATTTTTATCACGCATCAAGAGGAATTTTTAAGAAATTTTAAATATGCAAAAATGAAATTTTAATTTTTTACCATAAAAATTAAAATTTTAAGCTTATTATAGATAATTTTAAGATAAAATGAATTAAGTAGAATTATTTATTGATAAATAGGGAGAAAATATGTCTCATATAAGCACGGCTCACCCGTATTTTGGTATTTTTTTAATGTTAATTTTTTCAGCTGTGATTTTTTTTACTCTCGTTTTTTTAGCTTCTAAAATTGGAAATTCGCTTGCTGCAAGAAATCGTAAAAAATTAGGACTCGGAATTTACGAGTGTGGTCCTATCCCTCTAAAACAAGCCAATAAAATCAACTCGCAATTTTTTATCGTCGCACTTGTTTTTATACTTTTGGATATTGAAGTTGTGTTTTTATTTCCTTGGGCTTTAATTTTTAAAGATTTAGGTTGGTTTGGACTTTGGGAGGTTGTTATTTTTATTTTACTTTTAGGCATTGGTTTTTTATACGCTTATAAAAAAGGAGCATTTCAGTGGCAGAGCATCAGATAGATTATGCTAAGGGTTTGCCTGTGGTCTTAACCACAGTGGATAAACTTGTGCAATGGGGTAGGAGTAATTCTCTATGGGCTTTAACTTACGGACTCGCCTGTTGTGCGATTGAGATGATGGCAGCAGGCGGTTCAAGATACGATTTTGATAGATTTGGGACAATTTTTAGAGCAAGTCCTAGACATTCTGAAGTGATGATTATCGCTGGGACTTTGTGTAAGAAACATGCTGAATTTACAAGAAGACTCTATGATCAGATGCCTGATCCTAAATGGGTGATTTCTATGGGAAGCTGTGCAAATACCGGCGGTATGTTTAACACTTATTCAACTGTTCAAGGTGTGGATAGAATCATTCCTGTAGATGTCTATGTCCCCGGCTGTGCCCCGCGTCCTGAAAGTTTTCAGTTTGCTTTAATGATTTTGCAAAAAAAGATTAGAAAAGAAAAAGCAAGTCGTAAAATTGCACCAAAAAGGTTGGTATGATGAGACCCTATAGTGATAAAAAGAATGCTCAACTTAAAAATTATTATAAAGATAGATTTTATCACGCTCCTCATACTCCAAAAATTCAAGTAGAAGAAAGTGCTTTTAAAGAAGATTTTCAAATACTTCAAAATGAATTTAAAATTTTATCTTCTTTCATAGAACTTGATTTTTGGGTGATAGAAATTCAAAAACAAGATAATGTTGAAGTATTGCAAATGCTTAAAAAATTAGGTTATGTGGCTTTTACTGAAGCAAGTGCAATTGATTTTATTGCACAAAAAAATGGTTTTGAAGTTTTTTATCAGCTTTTAAACCCTAGTAAGAGATTAAGAGTACGTGTTAAAACCTTTGTAGGGGTTAAAGAAAAATTAGAAAGTGTGAGTTGTGTTTTTAAAGGAGCAAATTGGAGTGAGAGAGAAATTTATGATATGTTTGGAATTTTTATCATCAATCACCCTAATTTAAAGCGTATTTTAATGCCTGATGATTGGTTTGGACATCCTTTATTAAAAACTTATCCTTTAAAAGGTGATGAATTTGCAAGATGGTATGAGATTGATAAAATTTTTGGTAAGGAATATCGCGAAATTGTAGGAGAAGAACAAAGGGATCCAGGCTTTGCCGATGACAAAGATACTCTGAATTTTTCAAGAATTTATCACGAGGTTAAAAAGAATGATACTCCAAAAGAGCTTTCTTTTAAACAAGAATATCAAGAAGAACAAGGGGTGCTTTTTGTTAAAAAAGTCAAACGCAATCAAGCAAAAATTTTAAATCAAAGGCGTTAAAATGCAAATTCCTAGCAAATTAAAACCTTATTATGAAAATATAGTTTTTGAACAAGAAGACTCAAAGATGATTATTAATCTAGGTCCGCAACACCCAAGTGCTCACGGGAATTTGCGTCTTATTTTGGAGCTTGATGGAGAGCAAGTTGTTAAAGCTTGTCCT
Encoded here:
- a CDS encoding ABC transporter substrate-binding protein, with the protein product MLKILILLCLSFASLLAQKDTLILAVENEISRINPAFSEDHDVAIALVFSGLTRFDENLNLRGDLAKSWKISQNGLVYEFDLRDDVFWHDGVKFDARDVKFSLEAFKNPKNNSNLRIRFEELEKIEILNPYKIKITLKNPYPAFLDALSIGIIPAHLLENKDLNTEQFNQNPIGTGPFKFVKWKKGEYMEFRANENYHLARVQTQNLILKHIADPSVAALALKNSQIDAALIESSLLKVFNEDSRFEILREKSADYRALMFNLENEFFKDKRVRLALNYAVDREMIVKNVLYGYGFIATHPLELSWANPKDFKHFEYDLKKAENLLEEAGFSKNKQGLYEKDSKILKFDIYTMSNDPLRVILAGILQSEFKKLGVKTRVITKLAGSFDYSKVDSFLIGWGSPYDPDFHTFNVFTSSSDTHLNSKGWNFGHYHNAKVDESLFKARISFNQEERKRYYKEFIDALSEDPPFIFLVYLDFAFVYNKDIKGIKPRILGHHGVGFSWNIYEWSKH
- a CDS encoding ABC transporter permease, translated to MLKRFLWSILIACLSTFLCFVLLHYSKGNAALEGLNTISAEVREQIEKNLNLDKPLFTQYKIWFLKVFKGDFGVSMVSGEKVIDLLKTRLPNTLFLTLSALVFLFVFSIILSLLSLIYKERFIDKMINLLCISFFALPSFALCIIFILIFGVFLQILPISGTSDLGFEEDFFNKIEHLILPVSVLVLSHLAIFVRIGRNALIESFGQNFVLNAFARGLSKKRIYFHFVLKYALNPMIAYFGASALSFIMGAYVVESVFSYTGVGELLIKSIILKDYPVVLALVFISVLLVSFFTFLADFLCGLINPRLDRVVNV
- a CDS encoding ABC transporter permease → MFRIYLCFALMIFLVFAPKFSSYNPSMSDFLSFYLAPNSNHFFGTDMLGRDLFSRVLYALRNSIFIGVCASSLALVFALFYLLLARMFFYNFFMRILDLFLALPSLLLMMFFQSFIEGSFISMIFIIALSHYAFIAKLFESELRALEKLEFYEAALVLGSSKIRAFFKELLPPCFSLLFLLFVLNIIHAISTEATLSFFGLGLPFDIPSLGNILNDASKAIFMGAWWVIVFPLLALLMLILPLLWLSNFLQKYWGIHL
- a CDS encoding ATP-binding cassette domain-containing protein, which gives rise to MIIENLNLSFKNKKLLDNISFSLEDKKTLAIIGESGSGKSLLSRALIRLFDENYKLSAKRFLIADEELLKLKEKDLGKFRSKVALILQDAHSSFYPFLDVGNMFHIVLKTHTNLDKKQRKQKTFECFESLGFKDLDLLWHSYAHQLSVGMIRRVHLALALVCEPEYLICDEITSSLDKENELRIFKLLEQFKKQTNLILITHDLNLAKNLSDEILLLGKGKVLQNFSTELFFQISSDWVKAYKEFYA
- a CDS encoding ABC transporter ATP-binding protein, which produces MLEVKNLSKSYEFKKHWYLKKQSISVFKNLNFSLKIGQNLAIFGESGSGKSTLARILCLLEIPSAGEVLYEGKNLHTQKWNKNLRKEIQYLFQEQKLALNPYKYIKTSLFDVYDNFNLKRNEEEIFEFFSAFRLNRDLLRLKPLQLSGGEAARIGLIRALILKPKILILDELTSSLDLIHIEKILHFLKKYQEKHLISYIFITHQEEFLRNFKYAKMKF
- a CDS encoding NAD(P)H-quinone oxidoreductase subunit 3 translates to MSHISTAHPYFGIFLMLIFSAVIFFTLVFLASKIGNSLAARNRKKLGLGIYECGPIPLKQANKINSQFFIVALVFILLDIEVVFLFPWALIFKDLGWFGLWEVVIFILLLGIGFLYAYKKGAFQWQSIR
- a CDS encoding NuoB/complex I 20 kDa subunit family protein — encoded protein: MAEHQIDYAKGLPVVLTTVDKLVQWGRSNSLWALTYGLACCAIEMMAAGGSRYDFDRFGTIFRASPRHSEVMIIAGTLCKKHAEFTRRLYDQMPDPKWVISMGSCANTGGMFNTYSTVQGVDRIIPVDVYVPGCAPRPESFQFALMILQKKIRKEKASRKIAPKRLV
- a CDS encoding NADH-quinone oxidoreductase subunit C, which translates into the protein MMRPYSDKKNAQLKNYYKDRFYHAPHTPKIQVEESAFKEDFQILQNEFKILSSFIELDFWVIEIQKQDNVEVLQMLKKLGYVAFTEASAIDFIAQKNGFEVFYQLLNPSKRLRVRVKTFVGVKEKLESVSCVFKGANWSEREIYDMFGIFIINHPNLKRILMPDDWFGHPLLKTYPLKGDEFARWYEIDKIFGKEYREIVGEEQRDPGFADDKDTLNFSRIYHEVKKNDTPKELSFKQEYQEEQGVLFVKKVKRNQAKILNQRR